A portion of the Streptomyces coeruleoprunus genome contains these proteins:
- a CDS encoding GNAT family N-acetyltransferase, translating into MTHLIRPVRAGEWREAREIRLAGLRDPVAPLAFLDTYKAAAARDDAHWQERTARAAEGRDVRQFVAVAPDGTWLGTVTVLVERRGVDVPFGEAAAVDQTHVVAVYVRPEARGSGVAQDLFRAAVEWSWALREPFVRRVRLYVHERNVRAAAAYRKAGFVPSGRTLPMEGDPEALELEYELRRRSGCAMDEDPLAG; encoded by the coding sequence ATGACGCACCTGATACGCCCCGTGCGGGCCGGCGAATGGCGTGAGGCCCGGGAGATCCGGCTGGCCGGGCTGCGGGACCCCGTCGCGCCGCTCGCCTTCCTGGACACGTACAAGGCCGCCGCCGCACGGGACGACGCCCACTGGCAGGAGCGGACCGCGCGGGCGGCGGAGGGCCGCGACGTACGGCAGTTCGTGGCCGTGGCGCCCGACGGCACCTGGCTGGGGACGGTGACCGTGCTGGTGGAGCGGAGGGGCGTCGACGTGCCGTTCGGCGAGGCCGCCGCTGTGGACCAGACGCATGTCGTCGCGGTGTACGTACGGCCCGAGGCGCGCGGCAGCGGCGTGGCGCAGGACCTGTTCCGGGCCGCCGTGGAGTGGTCGTGGGCCCTGCGGGAGCCGTTCGTGCGGCGCGTCCGGCTGTACGTCCACGAGCGCAACGTCCGTGCGGCCGCCGCCTACCGGAAGGCCGGCTTCGTACCGAGCGGGCGGACCCTGCCGATGGAGGGCGACCCCGAGGCCTTGGAGCTGGAGTACGAGCTGCGGCGGCGCAGCGGGTGCGCGATGGACGAGGACCCGCTGGCCGGGTAG